In the Nitrospirota bacterium genome, AATTTAATAATTCATCCCCTGCAACTTTTCACTCCTCTGTGCCTTACTTTTGGGGTGAGTGAGGGGACTCGAACCCCCAACACCTGGAGCCACAGTCCAGTGCTCTGACCTTTGAGCTACACTCACCATCTAATGACAGTTCACAGTGAACAGTATTCAGTTATTAGTAAATCAGAAAAATATCTGTGAAATCAAATCTTCCTCTTCACTGATCTCTCTTCACTGCCAGTTTTTTGCCCCGCAAAATTCAAACTGGCGCGCCTGAAGGGATTCGAACCCCTGACCCACTGCTTAGAAGGCAGTTGCTCTATCCGACTGAGCTACAGGCGCAGCATAATATTATTGACCGATAATACAGCATGAACAGTTCGAATTAAAATTATATGAGTTCAGAAGAGATTCTGTCAAGAATACCGGGCAGGTCGCTGAAGCGCTCGATGAGGCAATCCGCCCCGGTAAGATATTCCTTCCCCCTGTATCCGTAGGTAACCGCAATAGTGGTGACGCCTGCGTCCTTTCCTGCTTCTATGTCAAAATTGCTGTCTCCGACCATCGCGGCTTCATGGGGCGGTACCCCCATTTTTTCGAGTGCATAGATGACCGGCACCGGAGAAGGTTTCCTGTGCGGGGTGGTGTCGCTGCCGACCACCAGGGCAAAATATTTCGCGAGATCCAGTGCTTCCAAAAGCCGGGTCGAGAGGCCTTCCCTTTTATTGGATATCACAGCCTTTTTATATCCACCCAGCGCTTCCAGCGTTTCCCTGACAGAAGGGTAGACGGCGGAATAATCCGTGAGGTGCCCTGCGTAATATCCCAGGAAATTCCCGATCACCGCATCCCTTGAAGCGCGCTGATCCTCTCCGAGGACCTTTTCTATCAGCCGTGTAATGCCTTCTCCGATCATTGCCGTTGTGTCTTCGACGGTAAACTGTTTCCTGCGGTAGGACTGCAGGGCGTAATTCAGCGCATTGGTAATATCCCTGCGTGTATCGACGAGGGTTCCGTCAAGGTCGAACATGAGAAGTTTCACCGGCATATGCAATTATATCACAGCGTTCATTCCCGACCATGACCCGGTTCATCTGCCTGCGCATTCCCGATTTACAAACGGCTGAGGCAGATGCTATGGTTAAAAAGAGAGAAAAAGGAGGAGGTGTGCGTGTATATGAAGTATGTGCAGCCATGGCTGACTGTGACGGTTGTCCTCTGCTGCATGATCGGGGTTATTGCGCTGACATCAAAGGCATATGCATTTGAAACCCCGTTGAGGACGGAAAAAGCAGACGCTCCCGCACTGAACGGATCTTTCTCCGTGATACTTTACGGAAGCAGATTTTCAGATGATCTGGAAACGTTCGCCATACTTGACCCTGAAGGGGACTCGTATCATTTTGCGCCGTATGCGCCTGAGTATGACTATCGCGTCAGAAAAGGTCTTGGACCCGAGGAAGCAAGAGCACTTGCCGAAAAATTCGTCAGTTTCCACCGCGCCTTCTGGCGCATGCAAATGAGCAGGATTCTTGACAGGGAAGGTTCCGTCATCGGGTACGAACTCCGTCCCCTCTACATGATTTCTGCATATGGCACACACGACGTCATGGATATTTCCTACTGGGTTAAGGAAGGGGGGAGGGTGAAAGTGATTGTCAGTCTGGTTCCTGCAGTCGAAAGGCGAACGCCCTTCGGAGGTGAGAGTGAGCATCCGGGAACAGATTAGGCATCTCGAAAAAAAGACCGCAAAGGGAGGAGTGCTCTCCCGGCAGGAAGCCTTTTCCCTCACCGAGATTTCAGGAAGCGATCTCTTCTTTCTCTTCGCCTCAGCAAATGCGCTGAGGCAGCATTTCAGAAAAAACGTTATCGGTCTCTGTGCGATTGTGAACGCAAAATCCGGCGCATGCCCTGAAGACTGCGCGTTCTGCGCCCAGTCTTCCCGAAGCAGGGCGGAGATAGAGGTCTATCCGCTGCGCAGCAAAAAAGCGATCATGCAGAAGGCAGTCGAAGCGAAAAAATCCGGGATCACGAGATTTTCGATAGTGACGAGCGGGAGAAAGGTCTCGGAAAAAAATTTGCTGCGCATCGCTGACCTGCTTTCAGAGATCAGGAACACCGGTCTCCTGCCCTGCGCAAGCCTCGGTCTCCTGAACGCGGATGAGCTCTCCGCACTGAAGTCGGCAGGGCTCGACCGCTACCATCATAACCTCGAAACCTCCGAAAGATTTTTCCCCGAAATATGCACCTCTCACACCTATGAAGACAAAATCAGGACTGTCAGGGCAGCTGCTGCCGCAGGCCTCTCTGTCTGCTCCGGCGGAATATTCGGCATGGGCGAAACATGGCAGGACAGAATCGAGATGGCCTTTGCACTGAGAGCGCTTGATGCTGATGCTGTCCCGATAAATTTTCTTATCCCGATTCAGGGGACAGCACTGGCGCAGAGAGCGCGGCTGCATCCCTTTGAAGCGCTGAAGATCATAAGCCTTTACCGTTTCATCCTGCCCCGGAAAGAGATCAGGATATGCGGAGGCAGGATACAGATTCTCGGTGAATTCAATTCCCTTGTGTTTGCTGCAGGGGCTGACGGCATGATCAGCGGCAATTACCTGACCACCCAGGGGAGAAGTCATGAAGATGACCTCAGGCTTATGGCTGCGTACAGTCTGGCTTTATAGTGCAGGGTATCAGAGGTTTTTTGATTTCGCGAGGATATGCTCAAGGAATGCTTCATAGGATTTGGGAAGGGTCCTTTTCTTGTGGGTCACGACATAGAACCTTCTTTTCATCTGGATATCGGCAAGGGATATTTCCCTGAGGACATTATGCTGCAGTTCATCCGCGACTGAAAACCTTGAAAGGATGGAAACCCCCAGTCCTGACTTCACTGCCTGCTTCACCGCATCGGTTGAACCAAAGATTCCCGCGATACGCAATTTGTCAGGAGATACCCCTTTGCTTTCCAGGAATTTTTCTGTCTCCCTGCGCGTCCCTGATCCCTCTTCCCGGATCACCATCGGCAATGCGACAAAATCTTTCAGCGTCGGGTGATTATGAATCGCCAGGGATGGAGAGGATACCGCGATAAGCTCATCCTCAACAAACGGGATGTACCTTATCTGATCGTTGCCAAGTTTCGCACCGACAATCCCAAGGAGCATTTCATGGCTTGAAACACTGTCGATAATCCCCCGGGAGTCGGAAATCATGATCTGGAATGAAATGGAAGGATATTGCTTCTGAAACTCCGCCATGATGCCGGGCATGAGATATACGCCGGGGATAGTGCTTGCTCCGATAAGGATCTTGCCGGTCAGATCCCTGCTGACTTCCATGATCGCGTCCTTAATGGTATTGGCTTTTTCGATTATTTCCAGCGAGTGGGTAAAGAGCACTTCCGCTTCCTTAGTCGGCATAATCGTCCTTCCCAGCCGGTCGAAAAGTTTGCAGTTGAATTCATCTTCGAGTGCCTTAATGTGGTTGCTTATGGTCGGCTGCGTGAGGTTCAGCTCCTCGGAAGCCTTCGAAAAACTCCTGTTCTTGAAAACCGAGGCAAAAACCTTAAGCTGATGGATATCCATGAAAAAATTGTACCATACTTCAGGGTGTATTTGTTTTTCTTACCGCATCTCTTGCAGCCCGCACCGCCTTCGCCGGTCCTTGTTTCCTGAGCATTTCCAGCATGTTTTCTGATGCAAGCGCCTTCAGGCACGCCCCTCTTTTGTCCGGGTCCCGGATCGTCCGCTTGGCCTCTGCACGGATGCTCCTCAGGGACTTCAGGTATGCGGAAAACTCCGGGCCGTATATCTTCTCCAGTTCCCTGCGGATCGACCTGGAAAGCGCGGGGCTTACGCCGCTCGTCGATACGGCAATAGTCAGCAATCCCCTTTTTATCACGGACGGGACGATAAAGTTGCATAACTCAGGGGTATCCACCACATTCACCAGGCAGGCAGCATCACGTGAAACCTTCTCATTGATGTCCGGCGAATCGGTTGCCGCGATCACAAGAAATGCTTCTTTCAGTTCCCCTTTCCGGTACTGCCGGCGTACATGGCGTATTGTTCCTGCCATTCTTTCCTTCTCAATCCTCCTCGTAAGCAGGGGGCTTATCACTGTCACTTCAGCACCGGTTCTGAGCAGGGAGAGTATTTTTCTCTCCGCGACCTTTCCGCCCCCGACAACAACCACGCGTTTCTTCCTCAGGTTGACGAACAGGGGATAATACACTGCGGGTGTGTCGTGTTGCGGGGAGCGGGCAACCGTTTTCTTCACGGTTTCAGAGAAGCGAGAGCTTTCTTTGCTTTTTTCGCAAGCCCGGTGTCCGGGTACTTTTCGATAAGCCGGGACAAATAACGGGAAGCGCTTTCCTTCTGACCGAGGTTTTTATAGGAGATTCCGGTAAGGAAAAGGACATCCGGCTCTCCCTTGTAGTCAGGATACTGCTTCAGAAGATTCTCAAATCTTCCGATCGCTGCCTTGTAGGATGCTTTCTTGTAATAGAATTCCCCGACCAGGAATTCGTATTCGGCAATGGTATGCCTGCATTTCTCTATCCTGAGTTCAATATCTTCCTTGTAAGGGTTTCTGGGGAACAGCTTCTTTAATTTCTCGAATTCCTCAAGAGCCTTTGCCGCACCTCCATACCCCCGGTCAGAGCTTTCGATCTGATTGAAATAGACCATCGCAATCTGATACTGGGCATATGACGCATACTGATTGTCAGGATATGCATCAAGGAATTTCTGATACTCTGAGACAGCGCGTTCGAATTCCTCTTCCTGCACATAGGAGTCGGCAATCTTGAGCTGGGCAAGGGGGGCATACTTCTTTGTCATATCCCTGTTCTTGACCTCAAGAAATGAAGCCCTGGCCTGTTCGTATTCTTTCTGCCCGAGCTTTTCATTGGCAGAGGCGAATGTCTTTTCAGGGTCGAATTTTTCCGGGGGCTTGACCGCTGTTTTTCCAGAACAGGCAACTGTCAGGGTCACCAGCAACAGAATGAGTAGTTCAGATATCCGCATTTTCATCGCTGATTATTATAGCATGGATACCGCATATTTGGAGCAGCCATTCCAAAGCCCTCATCCCGGGATGCCGTTCCGGGGCAACTCCCTATTTTATTTCAGCATGGTAGCGTTGCAGAGACTTTACCTCGCGCTGCTTCTGCTTGAATGCTTCTATGCCGCGCGCTGCAGCAACGGCAGCTGCGAGAGTCGTAATGTAGGGCACCTTGTATTTGATGGCTGCCTTTCGTATGTAGGAGTCGTCATGCTTTCCCAGTTTTCCGCTCGGCGTATTGATCACCAGCGTGATTTCCTTGTTCTTGATTGCATCCACGACATTCGGCCGTTTCTCATGGAGCTTGTCGATGTGTTCAGCATTCACGCTGTTCTCCGCAAAAAACCGGTGCGTTCCCCTGGTTGCTTTAATGCTGAATCCCAGCCTCTCAAAGCGCCTTGCAACCTGAAGGGCCGCCTGCTTGTCCTGGTCAGAAACAGTGATAAGCACTGCCCCTTCAGTGGGAAGCCGTTGCTGGGCTGCCTCCAGGGCTTTATAGTACGCCAGTCCGAATGAATCGGCCATGCCCAGAACCTCACCGGTAGAGCGCATTTCAGGTCCCAGCAGCGGATCAACTTCAGGAAACATATTGAACGGGAACACCGCCTCCTTTACCCCGAAATGAACGATGTTTTTTGGTGCAACAGGCAACCCGGACAGCTGTTTGCCGAGCATGACCTGGGTCGCGAAGCGGGCCATCGGGATGTTGCACACTTTTGAAACCAGGGGTACCGTCCGGGAAGCCCGCGGATTTGCCTCAAGCACATAGACCGCATCGTTTGCAATCGCATACTGGATGTTCATGAGCCCGACCACGTTCAGGGCGACCGCGATCTTCTGCGTATACTCATAAATCGTTTCCAGATGTTTCTTCGGAATGCTGATAGGCGGAATCACACATGCGGAATCGCCCGAATGAATTCCCGCGAGCTCGATATGCTCCATCACCGCCGGGACAACGGCTTCTTTTCCGTCAGCTATGGCATCTGCCTCTGCTTCTATGGCATCCTCCAGAAACCTGTCGATGAGAATAGGCCGGTCCGGTGTCACCCCGACCGCGGCTGCTACATACCGCTGCAGCATTTCTTCGTCATGGACCACTTCCATTCCCCTGCCACCGAGCACATACGAAGGCCTTACCATAAGAGGGTAGCCCAGGCGTTCCGCAACACCCAGGGCCTCTTCGAGAGTACTTGCCATACCGGAGTCCGGCATGGGGATGCCCAGTTGCTTCATCATTTTCCGGAATCTGTCCCGGTCTTCCGCGAGGTCTATGGTTTCCGTTGAGGTGCCTATGATCCGGACTCCCAAATCAGCCAGTTCCCTGGCAATATTCAGCGGCGTCTGGCCGCCGAACTGCACCACCACCCCTTCGGGCTTTTCCTTTTCATAGATAGAAAGCACGTCTTCCACGGTGACCGGCTCGAAATACAACTTATCGGAGGTGTCATAATCTGTCGAGACGGTCTCAGGGTTGCAGTTCACCATGATGGATTCATATCCTTCATCCCTCAGGGCAAATGCCGCGTGGACACAGCAGTAGTCAAATTCGATTCCCTGGCCGATACGGTTGGGCCCTCCTCCGAGAACCATAATCTTTTTCCGGTCGCTGCGGGTCATTGTGTCTTTGGCATTATAGGTAGAATAATAGTATGCGGCGTTTTCGA is a window encoding:
- a CDS encoding selenium metabolism-associated LysR family transcriptional regulator, which produces MDIHQLKVFASVFKNRSFSKASEELNLTQPTISNHIKALEDEFNCKLFDRLGRTIMPTKEAEVLFTHSLEIIEKANTIKDAIMEVSRDLTGKILIGASTIPGVYLMPGIMAEFQKQYPSISFQIMISDSRGIIDSVSSHEMLLGIVGAKLGNDQIRYIPFVEDELIAVSSPSLAIHNHPTLKDFVALPMVIREEGSGTRRETEKFLESKGVSPDKLRIAGIFGSTDAVKQAVKSGLGVSILSRFSVADELQHNVLREISLADIQMKRRFYVVTHKKRTLPKSYEAFLEHILAKSKNL
- a CDS encoding HAD-IA family hydrolase, encoding MPVKLLMFDLDGTLVDTRRDITNALNYALQSYRRKQFTVEDTTAMIGEGITRLIEKVLGEDQRASRDAVIGNFLGYYAGHLTDYSAVYPSVRETLEALGGYKKAVISNKREGLSTRLLEALDLAKYFALVVGSDTTPHRKPSPVPVIYALEKMGVPPHEAAMVGDSNFDIEAGKDAGVTTIAVTYGYRGKEYLTGADCLIERFSDLPGILDRISSELI
- the carB gene encoding carbamoyl-phosphate synthase large subunit, yielding MPKRDDIKKVMIIGSGPIVIGQACEFDYSGTQACKALRKLGYEIVLVNSNPATIMTDPGTAEVTYLEPLTADYMKKIIEKERPDAILPNLGGQTGLNLTAELAKSGFLREHNVKIIGVEADAIERGEDRIAFKKTMNQLGIDMPASEPAFSVEEAEEIASKLGYPVVVRPAYTLGGTGGGLVYNVEELRTVASRGISASLIGQILIEESVLGWEELELEVVRDAKNQRITVCFIENVDAMGIHTGDSYCTAPMLTIDPGLQKRLQKYSYDIVEAIQVIGGTNIQFAHDPKTGRVVVIEINPRTSRSSALASKATGFPIALISALLAGGLTLDEIPYWREGTLDKYTPWGEYVVVKFARWAFEKFEGVEDRLGTQMRAVGEVMSIGKTYKEAFQKAIRSLEIGRYGLGFAKDFHQRSLEELLELLVSPSSERQFIMYEALRKGASVELLYERTHIKPWFIEQMKELVQMEEEILAYKGKQLPDELLVRAKKDGFADRYLSQLLDKSEQEVRETRRSLGLTQAWEPVPVSGVENAAYYYSTYNAKDTMTRSDRKKIMVLGGGPNRIGQGIEFDYCCVHAAFALRDEGYESIMVNCNPETVSTDYDTSDKLYFEPVTVEDVLSIYEKEKPEGVVVQFGGQTPLNIARELADLGVRIIGTSTETIDLAEDRDRFRKMMKQLGIPMPDSGMASTLEEALGVAERLGYPLMVRPSYVLGGRGMEVVHDEEMLQRYVAAAVGVTPDRPILIDRFLEDAIEAEADAIADGKEAVVPAVMEHIELAGIHSGDSACVIPPISIPKKHLETIYEYTQKIAVALNVVGLMNIQYAIANDAVYVLEANPRASRTVPLVSKVCNIPMARFATQVMLGKQLSGLPVAPKNIVHFGVKEAVFPFNMFPEVDPLLGPEMRSTGEVLGMADSFGLAYYKALEAAQQRLPTEGAVLITVSDQDKQAALQVARRFERLGFSIKATRGTHRFFAENSVNAEHIDKLHEKRPNVVDAIKNKEITLVINTPSGKLGKHDDSYIRKAAIKYKVPYITTLAAAVAAARGIEAFKQKQREVKSLQRYHAEIK
- a CDS encoding bifunctional precorrin-2 dehydrogenase/sirohydrochlorin ferrochelatase, with the translated sequence MKKTVARSPQHDTPAVYYPLFVNLRKKRVVVVGGGKVAERKILSLLRTGAEVTVISPLLTRRIEKERMAGTIRHVRRQYRKGELKEAFLVIAATDSPDINEKVSRDAACLVNVVDTPELCNFIVPSVIKRGLLTIAVSTSGVSPALSRSIRRELEKIYGPEFSAYLKSLRSIRAEAKRTIRDPDKRGACLKALASENMLEMLRKQGPAKAVRAARDAVRKTNTP
- the bioB gene encoding biotin synthase BioB; translation: MSIREQIRHLEKKTAKGGVLSRQEAFSLTEISGSDLFFLFASANALRQHFRKNVIGLCAIVNAKSGACPEDCAFCAQSSRSRAEIEVYPLRSKKAIMQKAVEAKKSGITRFSIVTSGRKVSEKNLLRIADLLSEIRNTGLLPCASLGLLNADELSALKSAGLDRYHHNLETSERFFPEICTSHTYEDKIRTVRAAAAAGLSVCSGGIFGMGETWQDRIEMAFALRALDADAVPINFLIPIQGTALAQRARLHPFEALKIISLYRFILPRKEIRICGGRIQILGEFNSLVFAAGADGMISGNYLTTQGRSHEDDLRLMAAYSLAL
- a CDS encoding outer membrane protein assembly factor BamD, which encodes MRISELLILLLVTLTVACSGKTAVKPPEKFDPEKTFASANEKLGQKEYEQARASFLEVKNRDMTKKYAPLAQLKIADSYVQEEEFERAVSEYQKFLDAYPDNQYASYAQYQIAMVYFNQIESSDRGYGGAAKALEEFEKLKKLFPRNPYKEDIELRIEKCRHTIAEYEFLVGEFYYKKASYKAAIGRFENLLKQYPDYKGEPDVLFLTGISYKNLGQKESASRYLSRLIEKYPDTGLAKKAKKALASLKP